The Chanos chanos chromosome 3, fChaCha1.1, whole genome shotgun sequence genome segment TGGTCTGGGAATGTCACCTGAAGATGTTAATCGGTCATAGTGTCGCGGGATATGACAGACTATAATGTGATAAACCGTAACAACAAGCTGACACTTATGAAGCAGAAATCCATAAAATGATCGGTATAACATgaatataatgtattttttctcAAAGGGCCTTCAGCCAGGGAGTCTTCCAACAGACGTGATAGAAACTACAAGTCCCATCATTCACTTTGGTCCACCATCTCCTGCTTGACACACGCCCCATTTGGTGTCTCTGTACATTCAATGGTAGTCACGGACTTTAagttcagtgtaaaaaaaaaaaaaatgtacaaggTGAAAACAATATGCTTTGAGAGCTCAGTCTGTTGTCATAAGCACttagttgtttgttttagttttaacGAAAGCAGGTCTCATCAGTCCTTTGAAAACATGAACCTTTCCCGCTCCTTTGACTTCAAAACTGTAGTCAGTCGTGACGTATGGTAACTCTCCCTCTACTCCAGGCTGCaatacaggacagagaggatgCATGTTAGTtagcacaaatacacaaatattgTGAGAGTAGACAGTGAGACTCCAGAATCCCGCCTATGACTCGTGTGAGTGTGACATTTGTAAGTGAAACTGTGTGGATGGAACCGTCTTAACAGCTGTGTGATCAACCATTCCAACAGAAGGCtaaatgtttgtatatttaaaatgttaaatgggaccagacaaacactcaaaaactctgaggaggagaaatgCAGCGCCACATGACAGCTAAAGAAATGCATGgtagacaaacaaaacaggaggtTCAACAATATTCTCCACCATTGGGTTTTGTCTTAATGCAAGTCTATAGAGGAGGATCTGCTACGTTCCTCTGACATGGTTTACTGAGTTTCAATGCGCAGACATTAGCATGCTCATTGGaaagaaatacacaaaacattaGAAGCCACACCAAACTACTGGGCTTTCATGGTGGGGTAAGTAAGCAACACACGTCAACACGTATCATTAGGAATGAATTGAATACATATCTATAGACACATGATTTGTGGTTTATTGAGCCAGACGTCTACTAAAGAAGAATGTTCAAACCACATATCACAATACTGTCACTCCACAGCTATAAGCTTCCCTCCCGGTAAATGGAGTCACTATGGCAACGTTCAGTGGAAAAATTCATTGTGATTGTGGGACTTTTTTTGTGTATAAAACACTTCAGAGTTCATTAACCACTGAGAAAGGAACAGAAGTACTTCGTTCAGGTTCTAGAGAGTTCAATGACATCTTAATTTGGCATTAAAATGCTTTGTATGGGGGCTTGATGGGACAGCTTGTTCTCAAGAACATCCATTCTCTTCAGCTCAGAATGGTAAGATTGGCATGTTGAAACAAAGCCATGAAAAATCAGATCTCCACCTACAGGCAGTTAGAAATAACAtctggatgaaaaagaaaagcaacattCATGAACTTCTCCTTTAATATTTAGAATGGTCAGGTAAGAATCTTCACTTTAACATTGGAGCTAATCAGATCTTATTCACACCTCCTCCACATTATCACCAGCCCTTTGAGAAAGCATAAAACATTCTAACGCTAACAAGGGAAAGGCACAGACAATAAGGTGGGTATAGCAGTTTGAGACTGGGTGAACTGGATAGGCTGTTACCTGCACAGTGAGGAGAGCTTTAGGCAAGGTGACCTCTCCCAGTAGCAGACAGTTGACTTGTCTTAAGACCATGGGAGACACAGGGGTCACCACAAAGTAAAGTCCTCGTGACATGTCCACTCCTCTCAGGACACCTGGGGAATCAACCCATCAGCAGACCCATTAGAATAGGTCAACCCATTAGAGTACATgaatttcaaattcaaaacagttttcagGCAAGGCTGGTAAATTGGTTCTGGTCCCAATAGCATGACTAAAATCTTACAGACAGTTAACTTTGATGATATAGTTGGTTTTAAAAGGATCCATTTCCAACGTCGGATCGTAACGGAAAGCTCATGGTTGAAAGTAGGAAATCCCAATAAACTTGAGTATTGACCTAACACTCCATACTACTTAAAGTCACACAACTGAAAATTTCTCTTGCTTGGTCTTGCCAATAACAGCAAGCAAAGAGAGGAAATTTGATAACTAGACAACTAGAATCCTTGTCTGACTCACAGACAACTGTGTgacagctggagcaggagcTATGAAACATCCTGCGTAGTTTTAATgacacaggaaaaagaaaatactttaATGGGGAAAAACTGAATGCACAAATTATATGTAGAGTTTACACTGGGGAAAAGGTAAATCCTAAAGTGGGCGTTATGACCAAGAATCAATATCATATTTAATCAACCCAGTTTTCTCAATTATACAttacatacaatacatacaacaataaatatacaaacattttccttgattttttttaactattaaAATTCATTGCTTTTCTGTTTAGTCACAACATTGCATTCCATACAGATACAGTATGTGCATAATATAGTTCTGGTTTAAATTTAACAGCTCGGGTGAAGATTTTGTAATACTTGTTTGATCTGAAGAAAATACTtcatagtatagtatagtatagtatagtatagtatagtatagtatagtacagCGCAGTAGAGTCTCTGCATGTCATTTGTAAAGTAAATATACAAGGAAGAGCTGACACACACCTAAgcccacacactgacagatgGGCGTTTGGGACAGTAGAACGGGGCCTCCCCTGCCCGATACCTTCTCCCCCAGACAACATAGCCCCACCAGGCTGGCATTGGCTGCATAGAGGATGTGGTTGGGCGCCACTTCACAGTGGGTCACGCCAATGGCCACGGCAGAATGGGGCACCTGGACAAAGCAACAGGCCAAACTGAGATTAGGTCTGAGGTTTAAAGCAACCATTAATGCAAACATAGACTACAGCTTCTAGTTTTGATTGCAAAAACAGAGTTGTTTAAGAAGGGTTAAGAACTTCTCTTCTGTGTGACTCCAATCACATCAGCTTTCAGATGAATCCAAATTGTCAGAATTAACCCCTAATTAAAACACTAGCCTCACTGGATATTTTGGCAGTGCTATAGGAATTTGTGACTGTGCTGATCTGTCCACTCACAGGGTTTATGTATAAAAGACAGTGATTGTGGACCTGGTTTACCTGGTATGGGACAAAGCAGTGGAGAGGACGGATTGGGCCGGGCTCAGGAGACTGGAGCTGACTGAAATAACCCAACAGGGCCAGGTCACGAAGCTCATTACTGCGCTGGTGTCTCCTGTAGGaattaaaagagcaaaaattaaacaaaactgcctcttacagtaaaacaaaaaatactacTAAAATAATCAACTGGCAAAACTCAGAAACTCAGTGGTGCTGGAACAGACTGTGTTTAGTGTCACATTTGGGTAAGTACAGGGTTTGTGAGTGACTAGGACGGGTCGAGATTATGAGAAcaattctttcttctttcttttcatttgcctTTAAGAATAACTACTTGCCCTCATGTGGCTGGGTGAAAAACGCATGCTGTCAAATCACTGAAAATCATTAGACACAGACAGGGTCTTGTGTCTGATTAGTAAGATTAGCACAATAAGTCTCAGGTTAAGTCAAGAGCTCAAAGTTAAGGCTCCTACGTTTCGCCGGCGCTGCCCGCCCCCTCAAATTCTGATCGGACAGCGAGGAGCACGTGATTCCGCGCTGTGGCATGATTGTCCGACTCATCTCCCAGTGTGGGCGGGGCTGGAGGGTGTGTCTGAAAGCCGTGGGCGGAGCGCATGAACTCAGGAGTGAGGCTCTGACACTGAGGCGTGTCCCCATAGCTGAGCTGCACCACGTGGGTGACGGAGAAAAAGCGAATGAGATCCACCAGAACCTGGAAGCCATGACctagagaggacaaagagaagacAAATCACAAGACAGTACAAATAATGACATTTGTGATAGCAATGTTCAGAACAAAAAGGCTTTCATCATTGTATGGTCCAAGACATAACATGGAGATaccagagaaaaaataaaaggctTTATTCTTTAGCAGTGCTTAAATACTTTAAACTTATTTTTTCTACTATACAAAAATGCCTTCTCAAAGACAATGACCTCCCTGAGATACTGagaatgtttaaatatttaatgtttaatttttgtctGCGGCCTTGCCTTTGACCCAGCCCATGGTGTTAATGATGACGGGGTTCTCGCCACTGTAATAGCGCCACAGAGACTTCAGAGAGTCCAGGTACCGGTCCAGATCAGACTGGCAGTCTGGCTGTCCATAAAACACCATGTGCTCTGGGTCCTGCTGGTGCGTGAACGGTGGACctgggaaaaaataaaaacacagatatatttCTGAATGGCTTGCTGTTGACACCGAATGCGTCAACAGCAAGCCAAACCAGacaaaaaagatcaaaattcaTCCGGACTAAGTTTTGAAGGATGTTGTGAATCTGTTGGTGAGTGATGGTGAATTCTATGTGCATTGGTTTTATGTATGTCAAACTTGAGGAGGAACTTACCTAACAGTGGTTCTGTGACTGTGATAAGAGACAGACAACCAGGAGGAGTAAACTCCGTCTGGCCCAGATCACACTCCAGATAGTCCACACTCGCAGTgctgcaaatgcacacacacgcacacacacacgtttccatTAACACTGCACTGTTCTTCTTCCATCCCACTTTTCCTTACTCACTGGAGTATAATGACAAAATTAACAGTGTCTCTTGGTTACCGACCATTAAACCTACAACTGATGCTAAGGGCAGttatggtgagagagagagagagagggacatggtGATACTCACTGATTCAGAAGACTGTTGATAAGATGCCGGACGAAGGTGGACTTGCCAGAGTTTTTGGCCCCACACACCAGGATTACAGGGCAGCGGTCAAACTCCCCTAAGGACAGACCACCCAGAAGAATGTCAAATGTACCAAACCATCCCCAGATCAAGATATGCAACCAGAAGAATGTCAAAGGTTCCTAACAATCATCAGATCTACCAATGTAACCAGAAGAACGTCAAATATATCAAAAAATCATCAGATCAACATATGTAACCAGAAGTAAGGCCCTCAGAGCAGTTAATGGGTAGAGGCCTGCCTAATAAGCAGAGCTAACATGATTGGAGAAATATTAGATGagagtttttttggggtttttttttacctgcccAGGCACTGAGTAAGCTACTTAAGGCCTGCCTGTAACTTTGTGACATCACCAGGCCCCGCCCAAATGGTCCACGTAGGGCAGTCACACCCACggcagagagagcagggttATAGATGGCGGCCTGTGACCTAAGCTCTTTCTGcggaaacacaaacacacacatcacatccacactttagctcacattataaacacacacagcacagccacactttagctcacattataaacacacacagcacagccacactttagctcacattataaacacacacatcacatccacactttagctcacattataaacacacacagcacagccacactttagctcacattataaacacacacatcacagccacactttagctcacattataaacacacacatcacatccacactttagctcacattataaacacacacatcacatccacactttagctcacattataaacacacacagcacagccacactttagctcacattataaacacacacagcacatccacactttagctcacattataaacacacacagcacagccacactttagctcacattataaacacacacagcacagccacactttagctcacattataaacacacacagcacagccacactttagctcacattataaacacacacatcacatccacactttagctcacattataaacacacacagcacagccacactttagctcacattataaacacacacatcacagccacactttagctcacattataaacacacacatcacatccacactttagctcacattataaacacacacatcacatccacactttagctcacattataaacacacacagcacagccacactttagctcacattataaacacacacatcacatccacactttagctcacattataaacacacacagcacagccacactttagctcacattataaacacacacagcacatccacactttagctcacattataaacacacacagcacagccacactttagctcacattataaacacacacagcacagccacactttagctcacattataaacacacacagcacagccacactttagctcacattataaacacacacatcacatccacactttagctcacattataaacacacacagcacagccacactttagctcacattataaacacacacatcacagccacactttagctcacattataaacacacacatcacatccacactttagctcacattataaacacacacatcacatccacactttagctcacattataaacacacacatcacatccacactttagctcacattataaacacacacagcacagccacactttagctcacattataaacacacacatcacatccacactttagctcacattataaacacacacagcacagccacactttagctcacattataaacacacacagcatagccacactttagctcacattataaacacacacagcacagccacactttagctcacattataaacacacacatcacatccacactttagctcacattcagaacacacacagcacagccacactttagctcacattataaacacacacagcacagccacactttagctcacattataaacacacacagcacagccacactttagctcacattataaacacacacagcacagccacacttTAGCTCACATTCAAAACGGACAACTTACAGATCTGGGAAAGTCTTATTTCTACCGTTCAATGTTCAGGCTACACAATGCATTCTAATGAAAACTGAGGCACCTGTTTCAGCATAGTAAATGTAACAATGTACATGTAAAAGACACAATGTGGCTTTGTTTTATGCTACAAagtgttgtgctgtgtattGTGTCTATTGGAGAGGACCAACTGGTGGATTTTGTAAACCGCTAACTGATGAAATCACAATAACAAATGCTTTCAATAAGGAAAGTAAGACCCTAACTACAACTAAGTTGACAGCAGCAGTTAGATATTCAACTAGTAGCTGTTACTGGTCCCGGGCTCCAGACTAACTGTTCCACTGGTTGCACTAGTGCGACCAACTTTCTCAGTTGGTTGCACCAGCACCTGATTTGGGCACCTCGCGTATTTCGCCCTACCACTTTTCACTCTGGGGCGTGGCTGCGAAAACAGCAAGTCTGTCAAAAAACGGTCGCAGTCTCGAACCCTGAACTGGCCAgttactaaaaacaaaaaattggATAAGGCGATCTCTCAGAGCATTTGGTATTGACTAATACTGTTATTACTGGTAGTGTTTGGTAAATGAGAGCAGTGAGAAgagtgtcagggtgtgtgtgtgtgtatgttgtcaaCTGACTGCACTGAGGTTGAAGAGCTGGTTCAGTTCTGTGAAGCTGGTGAGAAAGCGTGTAAGAGGCGTGTCCAGGGGCTCGAGCAGGACCACACAGGAGTCTGCGTCCACCTCGCTCAGCAGTCTCTTCCGTGGCTCTGTCAAAACAACACTCATCAGATAATATACAAACAGCGCCTCAACAGCACACTCAAACGCTATTCTGCTTCCTTCTGGTAAAGCCCTGCAGGTAATTGCTACTACCACAAGACTGTGTGCAATACTGTTTAAAATGCAACACAATGTACTGGACACTACACTCCCCTACACAGGCTAAACCTGACACTTTGCACTGGGCTCAATGCCATAACACAACTCAAattcagggagaaaaaaaaaagaaggcacgCACTTTGAACTAAATTTAATGACAAATATTCGAATCTGTTCTGCCCAGTGGCCTGAGAAAACCATGACAGAGGGCAGCTAAAGCCAGACCTCTGGCTCTTACCAGTGGACAGGTATTTGCGGATGATGGCCTTGGCCTCCAGGCGACCCTCTTTCCTGCTCTTGATGGTTGGGGAGTTGTCTCCCAAGGCTGTGATGGTGAGTGGACAGTGGGAGGGGGGTGAGAACATGGGGTAGGGTTGCTGGCCCTCCTCTATGGTGAATCCCAACACTTCAACTCGACCATACAGACACGTAAGCAGGCACTTCCCACGGAAACACAAGGTCtgaagagtgaaaaaaacaaattcagaagCAAACAATATTTAACTAAATCAGTGGTAAATTCTTGATGAAGTTGCAGTGTATGCTGATTGAGACAAGCATTATTGATTAGCCACTGATCTTGATTAGTCTAGGATGCTCAGGTGTGTTCAGGTATTTTCTGTGGAATGAAAGTCTGAAAAGTTGCAATTGTCCAGGTGGTTAGTTGTCTTGTCTACACTTCTTCACAAAAATCATCAAGAGACTCAAAGCTCTTCACAGCCTATGTAAAAGTGTGTAAAGcagggcaaaacaaaacagttgatATAACATGGCAGAGTTTTAATGTCACCCATGTCTGCTGAAGTTTAAAGCATGAATAACCTGATCTTACTGACTACAGAGCACAGTACAGTATGGTCAGTGTGTTAAAATGTCACAAAAGTAGCTTAAAGTAAACTTAAGTCACCACTTAAGAGTTTACAGATCTTCATGCTAAAAAGGAGCCATTCTGTTAATTAGTGAAGCAGGATAATTATGTTATCTCATGTTATTTATAGTTATATACTGAAGGCAAGTACCAACCTGGCCTTGTTGCATGACCAGTATTGTGCGGTTGTGACTGCGGTCAAGCTGGGCATGGTACTGAAGCTCCTCTTCTTCCAACTGCTCTGGGGAAGCTGCATCTGGGCTCTCCTGACCCGCAGAGCATTCCACGCCATTCTGAAGGACAGATTTTGCATAGGAGCGCCAGTCTTGGGAGTCCTCTGAATTACTATTGACCTCCAACTCTGTCCCTCCTCCATTGGTGTGGACATGAGAGAAAGTCCCCGGCTGGTCCCTGTCCTTCGCTTTAACGGAAGAACTGTCCTCGAGGCTCAGAATTATACGTTTCGCATGCAGTTTCTTTAATCGCTTCAAGTGGGACTTCTCCCTGTTGGCTAACTGATGCTCTACCTTGGCGAAGGTCGAGTTTGGACTAAGATCAGAAGAGTTCAAACCGAGTGCTCTCCTGTTATGCAGCCGCCACTTATTTTTACGCTTAGTCGCGTTTGGCTGCACGTGTGTGGAACGAGGCGAGACTTTCTGCACTTTCATTGTCGTCAACTGGATAGCAGGGGGTTTGTGGgcaacataaaaacaacaaaaaactgcaCCTGAAAGAAAAGCGTAGGGGACGAAAACATTAGTCCTGTCAGAGTCCAACGACACAGAGCAGTCTAAGTCTTACGCTGTAGCCTGTATAGAAAGTGATTTCTCAAGTAGTCAACA includes the following:
- the nol9 gene encoding polynucleotide 5'-hydroxyl-kinase NOL9, with the protein product MKVQKVSPRSTHVQPNATKRKNKWRLHNRRALGLNSSDLSPNSTFAKVEHQLANREKSHLKRLKKLHAKRIILSLEDSSSVKAKDRDQPGTFSHVHTNGGGTELEVNSNSEDSQDWRSYAKSVLQNGVECSAGQESPDAASPEQLEEEELQYHAQLDRSHNRTILVMQQGQTLCFRGKCLLTCLYGRVEVLGFTIEEGQQPYPMFSPPSHCPLTITALGDNSPTIKSRKEGRLEAKAIIRKYLSTEPRKRLLSEVDADSCVVLLEPLDTPLTRFLTSFTELNQLFNLSAKELRSQAAIYNPALSAVGVTALRGPFGRGLVMSQSYRQALSSLLSAWAGEFDRCPVILVCGAKNSGKSTFVRHLINSLLNHTASVDYLECDLGQTEFTPPGCLSLITVTEPLLGPPFTHQQDPEHMVFYGQPDCQSDLDRYLDSLKSLWRYYSGENPVIINTMGWVKGHGFQVLVDLIRFFSVTHVVQLSYGDTPQCQSLTPEFMRSAHGFQTHPPAPPTLGDESDNHATARNHVLLAVRSEFEGAGSAGETRHQRSNELRDLALLGYFSQLQSPEPGPIRPLHCFVPYQVPHSAVAIGVTHCEVAPNHILYAANASLVGLCCLGEKVSGRGGPVLLSQTPICQCVGLGVLRGVDMSRGLYFVVTPVSPMVLRQVNCLLLGEVTLPKALLTVQPGVEGELPYVTTDYSFEVKGAGKVHVFKGLMRPAFVKTKTNN